One segment of Meriones unguiculatus strain TT.TT164.6M chromosome X, Bangor_MerUng_6.1, whole genome shotgun sequence DNA contains the following:
- the LOC110544484 gene encoding uncharacterized protein C3orf38 homolog gives MSGLSHFETEGCRNLLALLDDDDIMALCDTVTNRLVQPLDRQDAIHAILVYSQNVEELLRRKKVHREVIFKYLAAQGVIVPPTSEKHNLIQYAKGYWENQPRKLKEALEPVTNTEDIQHFQQQEKEYKKPEKIDFRRLGEEFCHWFFDLLNSQNPFRGPPRDQWGPQHFWNDVKLRFYYSTSEQNVIDYYGAEIVSLRLLSLVKEEFLFLSPNLDSEGLKCASSPHGLVMVGVAGTVHRGNTCLGIFEQIFGLIRSPLSENTWKIKFINLRIVGGSSLAPGCSMKPAVTFEQSDLEAFYNTITLDNNPEVRSNEKQALDSETGDQALCSGGDEALLNNKEENSPNPL, from the coding sequence ATGTCGGGGCTCAGCCACTTCGAGACCGAGGGCTGCCGTAACCTGCTTGCCCTACTGGACGATGACGACATCATGGCCCTCTGCGACACCGTTACCAACCGCCTGGTACAGCCTTTGGACCGCCAAGATGCTATTCATGCCATATTAGTGTATAGCCAAAATGTAGAAGAACTTCTGAGGCGCAAAAAAGTCCACCGAGAAGTGATATTCAAGTATTTGGCAGCACAAGGAGTAATCGTACCTCCAACTTCTGAAAAGCACAATCTTATTCAGTATGCGAAAGGCTACTGGGAAAATCAGCCACGGAAACTGAAGGAGGCATTGGAGCCAGTTACAAACACCGAGGACATCCAGCACTTCCAACAACaggaaaaagaatataaaaaaccTGAAAAGATCGATTTTCGCCGCTTAGGAGAAGAATTCTGTCACTGGTTCTTTGACCTTCTTAATTCTCAGAATCCTTTCCGGGGACCCCCTCGAGATCAATGGGGCCCGCAACACTTCTGGAACGATGTTAAGCTCAGGTTTTATTACAGCACCTCAGAACAAAATGTTATAGACTACTATGGAGCAGAAATTGTGAGCCTTCGCTTACTTTCATTAGTGAAAGAggaatttctttttctcagtCCTAACCTCGATTCTGAAGGATTAAAATGTGCTTCTTCTCCCCATGGATTAGTTATGGTTGGAGTTGCGGGGACCGTCCACCGAGGAAACACCTGTTTAGGCATATTTGAACAAATTTTTGGACTTATTCGTAGTCCTCTTTCGGAAAATACTTGGAAAATCAAATTTATCAACCTGAGAATTGTTGGAGGAAGTTCTCTTGCTCCTGGATGTTCAATGAAACCAGCTGTTACATTCGAACAGAGTGATCTGGAGGCCTTTTATAATACAATCACTTTGGATAATAACcctgaagtaagatctaatgaaaAGCAGGCATTGGACAGTGAGACTGGAGACCAGGCTTTATGTAGTGGAGGAGATGAGGCACTGTTGAACAACAAGGAAGAGAATTCGCCTAACCCTCTATAA